From one Gracilinanus agilis isolate LMUSP501 chromosome 5, AgileGrace, whole genome shotgun sequence genomic stretch:
- the PRKAG1 gene encoding 5'-AMP-activated protein kinase subunit gamma-1 isoform X1 produces METVTIPESGMEKCTPSLEETPESNSAVYTCFMKSHRCYDLIPTSSKLVVFDTSLQVKKAFFALVTNGVRAAPLWDSKKQSFVGMLTITDFINILHRYYKSALVQIYELEEHKIETWREVYLQDSFKPLVCISPNASLFDAVSSLIRNKIHRLPVIDPDSGNTLYILTHKRILKFLKLFIAEFPKPEFMSKSLKELQIGTYANIALVRTTTPVYVALGIFVQHRVSALPVVDEKGRVVDIYSKFDVINLAAEKTYNNLDISVTKALQHRSHYFEGVLKCYQHETLETIINRLVEAEVHRLVVVEENNVVKGIVSLSDILQALVLTGGEKP; encoded by the exons ATGGAGACG GTCACTATTCCGGAGAGTGGTATGGAAAAATGCACCCCATCTCTGGAAG AGACCCCAGAATCCAACAGTGCTGTCTATACCTGCTTCATGAAATCCCATCGATGCTATGATTTGATCCCCACAAGCTCCAAACTAGTTGTCTTTGATACCTCCCTGCAG GTAAAGAAAGCCTTCTTTGCTCTCGTCACAAACGGAGTTCGGGCAGCTCCATTATGGGACAGCAAGAAACAGAGCTTTGTGG GCATGTTGACCATCACTGACTTCATCAATATTTTACACCGTTACTACAAGTCAGCCTTG GTACAGATCTATGAGTTGGAAGAACACAAGATAGAAACCTGGAGAG AGGTGTACCTTCAGGACTCCTTTAAACCTCTTGTTTGCATCTCTCCTAATGCCAG TCTTTTTGATGCTGTTTCCTCACTGATCCGAAATAAGATCCATAGGCTACCAGTCATTGACCCTGATTCTGGCAACACCTTATATATCCTCACCCACAAACGTATCCTCAAGTTCCTCAAGCTCTTT ATTGCAGAATTCCCCAAGCCAGAGTTCATGTCTAAGTCTCTGAAGGAGCTCCAAATAGGCACTTACGCCAATATTGCTCTGGTGCGGACCACCACACCTGTCTACGTTGCACTGGGCATCTTTGTTCAGCACCGGGTTTCTGCTTTGCCTGTGGTAGATGAGAAAG GGCGTGTGGTGGACATCTACTCCAAGTTTGATGTCATT aaCTTGGCAGCAGAAAAGACCTATAACAACTTGGATATATCTGTGACAAAAGCACTACAGCATCGATCCCACTATTTTGAGGGAGTACTCAAATGCTACCAGCATGAAACTCTGGAGACCATCATTAACCGCCTGGTGGAAGCCGAG GTTCACCGTCTGGTGGTTGTGGAAGAAAACAATGTGGTAAAGGGCATTGTGTCACTTTCTGACATACTGCAGGCTTTGGTGCTCACAGGTGGAGAGAAGCCCTGA
- the PRKAG1 gene encoding 5'-AMP-activated protein kinase subunit gamma-1 isoform X2, with translation MEKCTPSLEETPESNSAVYTCFMKSHRCYDLIPTSSKLVVFDTSLQVKKAFFALVTNGVRAAPLWDSKKQSFVGMLTITDFINILHRYYKSALVQIYELEEHKIETWREVYLQDSFKPLVCISPNASLFDAVSSLIRNKIHRLPVIDPDSGNTLYILTHKRILKFLKLFIAEFPKPEFMSKSLKELQIGTYANIALVRTTTPVYVALGIFVQHRVSALPVVDEKGRVVDIYSKFDVINLAAEKTYNNLDISVTKALQHRSHYFEGVLKCYQHETLETIINRLVEAEVHRLVVVEENNVVKGIVSLSDILQALVLTGGEKP, from the exons ATGGAAAAATGCACCCCATCTCTGGAAG AGACCCCAGAATCCAACAGTGCTGTCTATACCTGCTTCATGAAATCCCATCGATGCTATGATTTGATCCCCACAAGCTCCAAACTAGTTGTCTTTGATACCTCCCTGCAG GTAAAGAAAGCCTTCTTTGCTCTCGTCACAAACGGAGTTCGGGCAGCTCCATTATGGGACAGCAAGAAACAGAGCTTTGTGG GCATGTTGACCATCACTGACTTCATCAATATTTTACACCGTTACTACAAGTCAGCCTTG GTACAGATCTATGAGTTGGAAGAACACAAGATAGAAACCTGGAGAG AGGTGTACCTTCAGGACTCCTTTAAACCTCTTGTTTGCATCTCTCCTAATGCCAG TCTTTTTGATGCTGTTTCCTCACTGATCCGAAATAAGATCCATAGGCTACCAGTCATTGACCCTGATTCTGGCAACACCTTATATATCCTCACCCACAAACGTATCCTCAAGTTCCTCAAGCTCTTT ATTGCAGAATTCCCCAAGCCAGAGTTCATGTCTAAGTCTCTGAAGGAGCTCCAAATAGGCACTTACGCCAATATTGCTCTGGTGCGGACCACCACACCTGTCTACGTTGCACTGGGCATCTTTGTTCAGCACCGGGTTTCTGCTTTGCCTGTGGTAGATGAGAAAG GGCGTGTGGTGGACATCTACTCCAAGTTTGATGTCATT aaCTTGGCAGCAGAAAAGACCTATAACAACTTGGATATATCTGTGACAAAAGCACTACAGCATCGATCCCACTATTTTGAGGGAGTACTCAAATGCTACCAGCATGAAACTCTGGAGACCATCATTAACCGCCTGGTGGAAGCCGAG GTTCACCGTCTGGTGGTTGTGGAAGAAAACAATGTGGTAAAGGGCATTGTGTCACTTTCTGACATACTGCAGGCTTTGGTGCTCACAGGTGGAGAGAAGCCCTGA
- the DDN gene encoding dendrin has protein sequence MVDGPLFSEGPGSPRKPHDGESAGCLWIQKSKLLVIEVKTISCHYSRWAPAHQPMDPTGGPWAQEPSSRRYGLGQKPPEQLLRRAWMPRVLQEATNWGTGHPPEIRPREQEKRKAASQEREAKETERKRRKGGGGRSWSPPGLCRSEPRSPLGRTRGGGGPRPEPVPVPKTAQPKARQVPRFPEHPGLACRPPRPTTQSLRELGTAARLGPRLGRPSGPPSYEAHLLLRGAVGPVPRRRWDRPPPYVAPPSYEGPHRTLGAKRPPQLPRLTAPITTAPAPEGKDGEERPKKRLDPRIYRDVLGAWGIRQGRGILGGFPGWGGREGLGRKTSDRVPGVSAGGPESNGSESCSQPGANHTSRAGSITSGTPQTTPRTKLPVRAASEGERAGEQSRSRKSRSPSPGEQPALQSQTLPRPWAPGGLREKESPGKRAVSPGPFEFPNGWQETHRAHTVPRSPRSSAGGNGVFVIDATCVVIRAQFIPTPPVQHVQLLSSPGPRDGGDPPALQTPRKEEGEEGQVFPSPCQKLLQSSRLAQQPGRGRSDAWREENAEAGEPGDPSLEERASRILGLPVKELDLGPSPGQCSSEPSSGAAARSAEGARVQRPVSRGWGPDPGPYAGALREAVSRIRRHTAPDSDSDEAPESGARSGSSEGSDTEASVASRQPERSLPGGRDTPGTPGGPGEAGRRAGELRDCIREILDVICQTEEALFRAEGSAQGKQGGDHPPP, from the exons ATGGTGGATGGCCCGCTGTTCTCCGAGGGGCCAGGCAGCCCTAGAAAGCCCCATGATGGAGAGTCTGCCGGCTGCTTGTGGATACAGAAATCCAAGCTGTTAGTGATAGAAGTGAAGACCATCTCCTGTCATTACAGTCGCTGGGCTCCTGCTCACCAGCCTATGGACCCTACCGGGGGTCCTTGGGCCCAGGAACCTTCAAGCCGCAG ATATGGGCTAGGCCAGAAGCCCCCAGAACAGCTGCTTCGTCGGGCTTGGATGCCCCGAGTGTTGCAAGAGGCAACCAACTGGGGAACAGGGCATCCACCCGAGATCCGCCCCCGGGAGCAAGAGAAAAGGAAGGCGGCCTCTCAGGAGCGTGAggccaaagagacagagagaaagcgGCGCAAGGGAGGTGGGGGTCGAAGCTGGAGCCCCCCAGGTCTTTGCCGATCAGAACCTCGGAGTCCACTGGGCCGAACCCGGGGTGGAGGTGGGCCCCGCCCTGAACCTGTCCCTGTCCCGAAGACCGCCCAGCCCAAGGCCCGTCAGGTCCCTCGGTTTCCAGAGCACCCTGGTCTGGCCTGCCGGCCGCCCCGTCCAACAACGCAGTCGCTGCGAGAGCTTGGGACAGCTGCGCGATTGGGGCCCCGCCTGGGGCGGCCCTCTGGGCCTCCCAGTTATGAAGCTCACCTGCTCCTGAGAGGCGCGGTCGGGCCGGTCCCGAGGAGGCGCTGGGACAGGCCTCCACCCTACGTGGCTCCGCCTTCTTATGAGGGCCCCCACCGAACCTTGGGGGCCAAACGGCCCCCTCAGCTTCCCCGGCTGACCGCCCCGATCACCACGGCTCCTGCTCcagaaggaaaagatggagaagaaCGTCCCAAGAAGAGACTGGATCCCCGCATTTACCGCGACGTCCTAGGGGCTTGGGGGATTCGGCAAGGCCGGGGCATCCTGGGTGGGTTCCcaggttggggagggagggagggacttgGAAGGAAGACTTCAGACAGGGTCCCAGGGGTCTCTGCTGGAGGTCCGGAGAGCAACGGCAGCGAGAGCTGTTCCCAGCCCGGGGCCAACCACACCTCCAGAGCAGGGTCCATAACCTCTGGCACACCCCAAACGACACCCAGAACCAAGCTCCCTGTCAGGGCCGCCTCCGAAGGAGAACGAGCCGGAGAACAGAGTCGGTCCCGAAAGAGCCGGAGCCCTTCCCCTGGAGAGCAGCCAGCCCTACAGAGCCAAACCCTTCCCAGACCCTGGGCCCCTGGGGGCCTTAGAGAGAAAGAGTCCCCGGGAAAGAGGGCTGTGTCCCCGGGGCCTTTCGAGTTTCCGAACGGCTGGCAGGAAACCCACCGGGCTCACACCGTGCCCCGCAGTCCCCGCAGCTCTGCTGGGGGAAATGGAGTGTTTGTCATTGACGCCACGTGTGTTGTGATCCGGGCCCAGTTCATCCCGACTCCTCCGGTCCAACACGTGCAGCTCCTGTCTTCCCCGGGGCCACGGGATGGGGGGGATCCCCCGGCTCTCCAGACTCCccggaaagaggagggagaggaggggcaGGTCTTCCCCTCCCCGTGTCAGAAGCTGCTGCAGAGCAGCCGGCTAGCCCAGCAGCCCGGCAGAGGCCGCTCCGATGCATGGAGGGAGGAGAATGCGGAGGCTGGGGAGCCGGGGGACCCCTCCCTGGAAGAACGCGCCTCCCGCATCTTGGGGCTCCCAGTCAAGGAGCTGGACCTGGGCCCGTCCCCGGGTCAGTGCAGCTCAGAGCCCAGCAGCGGGGCAGCGGCGAGGAGCGCAGAGGGCGCCAGAGTCCAGCGGCCGGTGAGCAGAGGCTGGGGGCCAGACCCAGGGCCATACGCCGGGGCCCTGCGGGAGGCCGTGTCCCGCATCCGCCGCCATACAGCCCCTGACTCGGACTCGGATGAAGCCCCCGAGAGCGGCGCCCGGAGCGGCTCCTCTGAAGGAAGCGACACAGAAGCCTCGGTTGCCTCCAGGCAGCCTGAGCGAAGCCTGCCAGGAGGCCGAGACACACCTGGGACCCCAGGAGGCCCGGGCGAGGCTGGGCGTAGGGCCGGGGAGCTGCGAGACTGTATCCGGGAGATCCTGGATGTGATCTGCCAGACCGAGGAGGCGCTATTCCGGGCCGAGGGTTCCGCTCAGGGAAAGCAGGGAGGAGATCACCCTCCGCCATAG